The following are encoded together in the Flavobacterium haoranii genome:
- a CDS encoding DUF5522 domain-containing protein, with protein MNNELNPNNLKEGEDFYYTPEGYKCFTEKYHLKRGYCCKSGCRHCPYGFDKNTGTVSREKRTKRKE; from the coding sequence ATGAATAACGAATTAAATCCGAATAATTTAAAAGAAGGCGAAGATTTCTATTACACGCCCGAAGGGTACAAGTGTTTTACAGAGAAATACCACTTAAAAAGAGGTTATTGTTGTAAAAGTGGCTGTCGTCATTGCCCCTACGGATTTGATAAAAATACGGGAACTGTTTCAAGAGAGAAAAGAACAAAGAGAAAAGAATAA
- a CDS encoding glycoside hydrolase family 73 protein, translating into MKIKFFAIVLFGLIITSCGSSKKVVRTTSTNKKTTRTVTHKPVVTTEKKTEPVKSSTQSSNETLEATSKVSATTITVTEYINQFKGVAQGNMKTYGIPASIILAQGILESGAGKGRLCLEANNHFGIKCHKEWTGPTITHDDDAAQECFRKYSDPADSYHDHALFLTSRSRYNSLFQLDKLDYKGWAEGLKKRVMLQIQNILLN; encoded by the coding sequence ATGAAGATTAAATTTTTTGCAATAGTACTATTTGGTTTAATTATAACAAGTTGTGGTTCGTCTAAAAAAGTTGTGAGAACAACAAGTACCAACAAGAAAACTACAAGGACTGTTACTCATAAACCTGTAGTTACAACAGAAAAGAAAACAGAACCTGTAAAATCGAGTACACAGAGTAGTAATGAAACGCTGGAGGCAACTTCAAAAGTTAGTGCTACAACAATAACTGTAACGGAATATATTAATCAGTTTAAGGGAGTTGCACAAGGAAATATGAAAACTTATGGAATTCCGGCGAGTATTATTTTAGCACAAGGTATATTAGAATCAGGTGCAGGAAAAGGAAGATTGTGTTTAGAAGCAAATAATCATTTTGGAATTAAATGTCATAAAGAATGGACGGGTCCAACAATTACTCATGACGACGATGCTGCTCAGGAATGTTTTAGAAAATATTCTGATCCAGCAGATTCTTATCACGATCATGCTTTGTTTTTAACTTCAAGAAGCAGATACAATAGTTTGTTTCAATTAGATAAATTAGATTATAAAGGTTGGGCTGAAGGTTTAAAAAAGCGGGTTATGCTACAGATCCAAAATATCCTTCTAAATTAA
- a CDS encoding SusD/RagB family nutrient-binding outer membrane lipoprotein: MKRIGLFFVTALAALTVSCDKDFESINQSPNDSQVTDPNLLLATTIISTQNVLYNAQVGGDMGLCWAQHWSKVQYNDEEKYIPRRALMNSVWTSMYASVIGEAKAAYTLAGDEGNTNLQGAALVMQANAFQILTDLYGPVPFDEVGIPTVFKPAYNSQEEVYDRILDLLDQAENLFASGSGDITVSADLLYGGDVAKWRKLAASLKLKALMRISKVRNVSTDVQALVNSGLLMSSNDDSAQLAYTASQPDANPIYETIVFSTRNEYKVSSVLVDKLNSLFDFDRLEVFAQVNNSGAYVGNVPGTENSGSYNNFSSPGEFYLDPELPGVMLSYAQVEFYLAEAANEGIISGGLAEAKIHYNKGIAANFSFNGLSVSPAYLSNSVVDFNTQADAREKIGTQMWLALYGQGIEAWTEWRRTGYPALSPVANAAISAIPRRFYYSTDEQNFNQASYAAAVATLDQGDTMLSKVWWMN, encoded by the coding sequence ATGAAGAGAATAGGTTTATTTTTTGTTACAGCTTTAGCAGCGCTAACTGTTAGTTGTGACAAAGACTTTGAGTCAATCAATCAATCGCCGAATGACTCACAAGTAACAGACCCTAACTTATTATTAGCTACTACAATAATTTCAACTCAGAATGTATTGTATAATGCTCAAGTTGGTGGTGATATGGGATTATGTTGGGCACAACATTGGTCAAAAGTTCAATATAACGATGAAGAAAAATATATTCCTCGTAGAGCTTTAATGAACTCAGTATGGACATCTATGTATGCTAGTGTCATTGGTGAGGCAAAAGCTGCCTACACTTTAGCTGGAGATGAGGGTAATACTAATTTACAAGGAGCTGCTTTAGTAATGCAAGCAAATGCTTTCCAAATTTTAACTGATTTATATGGTCCTGTACCTTTTGATGAAGTTGGTATTCCTACAGTTTTTAAGCCTGCATATAATTCACAAGAAGAAGTTTATGATAGAATTTTAGATTTGTTAGATCAAGCTGAGAATTTATTTGCTTCAGGTTCTGGTGATATAACGGTTTCTGCAGATTTATTATATGGTGGTGATGTTGCTAAATGGAGAAAATTAGCCGCTTCATTAAAATTAAAAGCCTTAATGAGAATTTCTAAAGTTAGAAATGTTTCTACTGATGTACAGGCTTTAGTAAATTCTGGTTTATTAATGTCTTCTAACGATGACAGTGCTCAGTTAGCATACACAGCTTCTCAACCTGATGCTAATCCAATTTATGAAACAATTGTTTTCAGTACAAGAAATGAGTATAAAGTAAGCTCGGTTCTAGTTGATAAATTAAATTCGTTATTTGATTTCGATAGATTAGAGGTATTTGCTCAAGTTAATAATTCTGGAGCTTATGTAGGTAATGTACCTGGTACTGAGAATTCTGGTAGTTATAATAATTTTTCATCACCAGGTGAGTTTTATTTAGATCCTGAGTTACCAGGTGTAATGTTATCTTATGCTCAAGTTGAATTTTATTTAGCAGAAGCAGCTAATGAAGGTATTATTTCTGGTGGTCTTGCTGAAGCAAAGATTCACTATAATAAAGGTATAGCTGCTAATTTTTCTTTTAATGGTTTATCAGTTAGTCCAGCTTATTTGTCAAATTCTGTGGTAGATTTTAATACTCAGGCTGATGCAAGAGAAAAAATAGGTACTCAAATGTGGTTAGCACTTTACGGTCAAGGTATTGAAGCTTGGACTGAGTGGAGAAGAACAGGATACCCTGCTTTATCTCCAGTTGCTAATGCTGCTATTTCAGCAATTCCAAGAAGATTTTATTACTCTACTGATGAGCAAAACTTTAACCAAGCAAGTTATGCCGCTGCAGTAGCAACATTAGATCAAGGAGATACTATGTTATCGAAAGTTTGGTGGATGAACTAA
- a CDS encoding 1-aminocyclopropane-1-carboxylate deaminase/D-cysteine desulfhydrase yields MNQKIALDFGTDIELYIKRDDLNHPLISGNKLRKLKYNLIEASEKGFSKIVTFGGAFSNHILATAAAGKEFGFETIGVIRGEELINQIDDNPTLREARNLGMKFYFISREIYRNKDSEVFLKELEEKFGSFYLVPEGGTNELAIKGCEEILEEDDSSFDFVCCAVGTGGTISGIINASKTNQKILGFPALKGDFLYNDIRKFVHQNNWDLILDYHFGGYGKIKPELITFLNKFYLETNVPLDPLYNGKMMFGIIDLIAKNYFPSGSKILAIHTGGLQGIKGVNKILKEKNKEIIIYED; encoded by the coding sequence GTGAATCAGAAAATTGCATTAGATTTTGGAACTGATATTGAATTGTATATCAAAAGAGACGATCTAAATCATCCGCTTATTTCGGGTAATAAACTTCGTAAATTAAAGTACAATTTAATTGAAGCAAGCGAAAAAGGTTTTTCTAAAATTGTAACTTTTGGTGGTGCTTTTTCAAATCATATTCTAGCAACTGCTGCCGCTGGAAAAGAATTTGGTTTTGAAACTATTGGAGTTATTCGTGGTGAGGAATTAATCAATCAAATTGACGACAATCCAACTTTGCGTGAGGCACGTAATCTTGGGATGAAGTTCTATTTTATTTCAAGAGAAATTTATAGAAATAAAGACTCTGAGGTTTTTTTAAAAGAATTAGAAGAAAAGTTCGGTTCTTTTTATTTGGTTCCTGAAGGAGGAACAAATGAATTGGCAATAAAAGGATGTGAAGAAATTTTAGAAGAAGATGATTCTAGTTTCGATTTTGTATGTTGTGCAGTAGGAACTGGGGGAACAATTTCTGGAATTATTAATGCTTCAAAAACAAATCAAAAAATATTAGGTTTTCCTGCATTAAAAGGTGATTTTTTATACAACGATATTCGTAAATTTGTCCATCAAAATAACTGGGATTTGATTTTAGATTATCATTTCGGTGGATATGGTAAAATAAAGCCAGAATTGATAACGTTTTTAAATAAGTTTTATTTAGAAACAAATGTTCCATTAGATCCATTGTATAATGGTAAAATGATGTTCGGTATAATAGATTTAATAGCCAAGAATTATTTTCCATCGGGTTCTAAAATTTTAGCTATTCATACCGGAGGTTTACAAGGAATTAAAGGAGTTAACAAGATTCTAAAAGAAAAAAATAAAGAGATTATTATTTATGAAGATTAA
- the lysS gene encoding lysine--tRNA ligase, which yields MQLSEQEIIRREKLTKLRELGINPYPANLYPVNHTSKQIKDDFSEGKQVTIAGRLMSVRDQGKASFAELQDSEGRIQLYFNRDVICEGEDKTLYNTVFKKLIDLGDFIGIEGELFTTKVGAKAVRVSNFTFLSKTLRPLPLPKTDEQGHVFDAFTDAELRYRMRYVDLVVNPQVKDVFVKRTKLFNAMRSFFNDKGYMEVETPILQSIPGGAAARPFITHHNSLNIPLYMRIANELYLKRLIVGGFEGVYEFSKNFRNEGMDRTHNPEFTAMEIYVAYKDYNWMMEFTENLLEHCALAVNGTTEATFGEHNVNFKAPYARVTMTDAIKQFTGFDITGKSEDEIRAAAKSMGIEVDDTMGKGKLIDEIFGEKCEGNFIQPTFITDYPKEMSPLCKEHRDNPELTERFELMVCGKEIANAYSELNDPIDQRERFEAQLALSERGDDEAGQFIDEDFLRALEYGMPPTSGLGIGMDRLIMFLTNNPSIQEVLFFPQMKPEAKPLAISDEAKAIVELLKAENNQALAQLKEKAGLSGKKWDAAMKELAKHNLTKVIVEGDNKTVELIK from the coding sequence ATGCAACTTTCAGAACAAGAAATCATTAGAAGAGAGAAATTGACCAAGTTAAGAGAGCTTGGCATTAATCCGTATCCTGCCAATTTGTATCCTGTTAATCACACTTCGAAACAGATAAAGGACGATTTCTCTGAAGGCAAGCAAGTTACTATTGCCGGACGTTTAATGAGTGTTCGTGATCAAGGGAAAGCTTCGTTTGCTGAATTACAAGACAGCGAAGGTAGAATTCAGTTGTATTTTAACCGCGATGTAATTTGCGAAGGCGAAGACAAAACATTATACAATACCGTTTTCAAGAAATTAATTGATTTAGGTGATTTTATTGGTATTGAAGGCGAATTGTTCACGACTAAAGTAGGCGCAAAAGCCGTTCGTGTTTCCAATTTTACTTTCTTAAGCAAAACCCTTCGTCCGTTACCGTTACCAAAAACTGACGAACAAGGTCATGTTTTTGACGCTTTTACCGATGCTGAATTGCGTTACCGTATGCGTTATGTAGATTTAGTGGTGAATCCGCAAGTAAAAGACGTTTTTGTAAAAAGAACTAAATTATTCAACGCTATGCGTTCTTTCTTTAACGACAAAGGATACATGGAAGTTGAAACTCCAATATTACAATCGATTCCCGGTGGAGCTGCTGCCCGTCCGTTTATTACGCACCACAATTCGTTAAACATTCCATTGTACATGCGTATTGCTAACGAATTGTACTTAAAACGTTTAATCGTAGGTGGTTTTGAAGGTGTTTATGAGTTTTCTAAAAACTTCCGTAACGAAGGAATGGACAGAACACACAATCCGGAATTTACCGCTATGGAAATTTATGTAGCTTACAAAGACTACAACTGGATGATGGAGTTCACTGAGAATTTATTAGAACATTGTGCCTTAGCCGTTAACGGAACCACAGAAGCTACTTTTGGCGAACATAACGTAAACTTTAAAGCGCCTTATGCTCGTGTTACGATGACTGACGCTATTAAACAATTCACTGGTTTTGATATTACCGGTAAAAGCGAGGACGAAATTCGTGCGGCTGCAAAATCAATGGGAATTGAAGTAGATGATACAATGGGTAAAGGAAAATTGATTGATGAGATTTTTGGTGAAAAATGCGAAGGAAACTTCATTCAACCGACTTTCATTACTGATTATCCAAAAGAAATGTCGCCTTTATGTAAAGAACACAGAGATAATCCGGAATTAACGGAACGTTTTGAATTGATGGTTTGTGGTAAAGAAATTGCGAATGCGTATTCGGAATTGAATGACCCAATTGACCAAAGAGAGCGTTTTGAAGCGCAATTAGCTCTTTCGGAAAGAGGTGATGATGAAGCAGGACAATTTATTGATGAAGATTTCTTAAGAGCTTTAGAATATGGTATGCCACCAACTTCTGGTTTAGGAATTGGAATGGACCGTTTAATTATGTTCTTAACAAACAATCCGTCTATCCAAGAAGTATTGTTTTTCCCGCAAATGAAACCAGAAGCAAAACCATTAGCCATTAGCGATGAAGCAAAAGCTATTGTGGAACTTTTAAAAGCAGAAAACAATCAGGCTTTGGCACAATTAAAAGAAAAAGCAGGATTGAGCGGTAAAAAATGGGATGCTGCAATGAAAGAATTAGCAAAACACAATTTAACTAAAGTAATTGTGGAAGGTGATAATAAAACAGTAGAGCTTATAAAGTAA
- a CDS encoding SusC/RagA family TonB-linked outer membrane protein, with the protein MTNKGIELQLGATVVKNENFSFDVDLNFAKNKNEVVDLGGQDSYVLGGQWGMELQAIPGQAYGAIVGFPYLRNDQGQIVYENGLPVTNNEQLAVLGNITPDWTGGANFTFKYKNFDLSTLIDAKMGGELFSMTYMWGRYAGTLAETTIGRETGVVGNGVMSDGNGGWQPNNVVVDAKTFNQYAYNYSNFTESGIFDASYVKLRQVSLGYSLPKNWLRGTFIQDFKVSVVGRNLALLYSKVPHIDPETGFSSSNGEQGQEFGQLPSARTYGFNINVKF; encoded by the coding sequence ATGACAAATAAAGGTATTGAATTACAATTAGGAGCTACAGTTGTTAAAAATGAGAACTTTAGTTTTGATGTTGATTTAAACTTTGCTAAAAACAAAAATGAGGTTGTTGATTTAGGTGGACAAGATTCATATGTTTTAGGTGGTCAATGGGGTATGGAATTACAAGCTATTCCAGGACAAGCTTATGGTGCCATAGTTGGTTTTCCTTATTTACGTAATGATCAAGGTCAAATTGTTTATGAAAATGGATTGCCAGTTACAAATAATGAGCAATTAGCTGTATTAGGTAACATTACTCCAGATTGGACAGGTGGTGCTAACTTTACTTTCAAATATAAAAACTTTGACTTAAGTACTTTAATAGATGCTAAAATGGGTGGAGAGTTATTCTCAATGACTTACATGTGGGGTAGATATGCTGGTACTTTAGCTGAAACTACAATTGGTAGAGAAACAGGAGTAGTTGGAAATGGTGTAATGTCTGACGGAAACGGAGGATGGCAACCAAACAACGTAGTTGTGGATGCTAAAACTTTCAACCAATATGCTTACAACTATTCTAACTTTACTGAATCTGGAATTTTTGATGCATCTTATGTTAAGTTAAGACAAGTGTCTTTAGGTTATTCTTTACCTAAAAACTGGTTAAGAGGAACATTTATTCAAGATTTTAAAGTATCTGTTGTAGGTAGAAACCTTGCATTATTATACTCTAAAGTTCCTCATATTGATCCTGAAACTGGTTTCAGTAGTTCAAATGGTGAGCAAGGTCAAGAATTTGGTCAATTACCGTCTGCTAGAACTTACGGATTTAATATTAATGTTAAATTTTAA
- a CDS encoding ribonuclease HII codes for MLSKSYGNFKLECGTDEAGRGCLAGPVTAAAIILDTNFENQTLNDSKQLSENKRFQLRPEIESQAITFAVTHIYNEEIDEINILNASMKAMQECILKLSQKPEHIIVDGNRGIFRKLGIQNTVGKIFTQEEIEYLKDIPNQSIIKGDAKFLSIAAASVLAKTYRDEFMDKIHEEYPMYNWKKNKGYPTKEHREAIAKYGPCKYHRMSFRLLPEQLILDL; via the coding sequence ATGTTAAGTAAAAGTTACGGCAATTTTAAATTAGAGTGCGGAACCGATGAAGCAGGCCGAGGATGTTTAGCTGGTCCAGTAACAGCAGCAGCTATCATTTTAGATACAAATTTCGAGAATCAAACTTTAAATGATTCTAAACAGTTATCAGAAAACAAGCGCTTTCAACTTCGTCCAGAAATAGAATCGCAAGCCATAACTTTTGCCGTTACTCATATATATAATGAAGAAATAGACGAAATCAACATTCTCAACGCTTCCATGAAAGCCATGCAGGAATGTATTTTAAAACTGTCTCAAAAACCCGAACATATTATAGTAGACGGCAACCGAGGTATTTTTAGAAAACTTGGGATTCAAAATACCGTTGGAAAAATTTTCACTCAAGAAGAAATTGAGTATTTAAAAGATATTCCCAACCAAAGTATTATAAAAGGAGATGCTAAATTTTTAAGTATTGCCGCCGCTTCGGTACTAGCCAAAACGTATCGCGACGAATTTATGGACAAAATCCACGAAGAATATCCGATGTACAACTGGAAAAAAAACAAAGGTTACCCCACAAAAGAACATCGCGAAGCAATTGCCAAGTATGGCCCATGCAAATACCACAGAATGAGCTTTCGATTATTGCCCGAACAGTTGATTTTGGATTTATGA
- a CDS encoding SusC/RagA family TonB-linked outer membrane protein → MRSKFKWIFTLLVALTMQFSFAQEKTITGVVSDELGPIAGANVVVKGTTRGTTTDFDGNYAISAKQGDVLVVSYVGYANQEVTVGAASSYNVTIKAAQLEEVVVTAALGVKKSEKAVTYAAQSVKGEDLTEARESNIVNSLSGKIAGVQVTSSSGAVGASSRIVLRGASTITGNNQALFVIDGIPYDNTSYGNAGSSGGRDLPNGAASINPDDVESVTVLKGPTAAALYGIRASKGVILITTKSGKNKNGKIEVAFNNNTTFSNPLRLPSYQNSYGQGATSDFFEFVDGAGGGYNDSVDESWGPALDRGLEFVQWDSYKVGGAPLPWRSYKDNVKNFYDTGLSQSNTLTLSRGDEFSNFRMSIGNTSEKGMIPFTDFKKFNVGLNGSMKLGNKLTANVNVNYFNNKSNNLPNVGYTSENPVQQFLWSARNVNFPALRDWRNLPLAAVGTAAEGTPLNWNTVFQNNPYWALETNRSTLDQDRIVGSFGLNFKFDDNWSINGKVSLDQYSQRETLRKEIGTNEYQDGYYADINRRYSEINAETILTWNKDLSESFKLTLNGGLNSLKRVRSNAIGELTGGLELPGLFTLSNVKSGTTPVIDSNYYEQRINSVFGFGQLSFKNYAFLDFTARNDWSSLFSPENNSFFYPSVTASFILSDMLGFSNSTINYAKVRGGWSKVGV, encoded by the coding sequence ATGAGATCGAAGTTTAAATGGATTTTTACGCTTTTAGTAGCGTTAACAATGCAGTTTTCTTTTGCTCAAGAGAAAACTATTACAGGGGTTGTGTCTGATGAACTAGGCCCAATTGCTGGTGCTAACGTAGTTGTAAAAGGAACAACACGTGGTACTACTACAGATTTTGATGGTAATTATGCCATCAGTGCTAAACAAGGAGATGTTTTAGTTGTCTCTTATGTTGGTTATGCTAACCAAGAAGTAACTGTGGGCGCGGCTAGCTCTTACAATGTTACAATTAAAGCGGCTCAACTTGAAGAGGTGGTTGTAACTGCTGCGTTAGGTGTTAAAAAATCTGAAAAAGCGGTGACTTATGCTGCGCAATCAGTAAAAGGTGAAGATTTAACAGAGGCTAGAGAGTCAAATATTGTTAATTCATTATCTGGTAAAATTGCGGGTGTACAAGTTACGAGTTCTTCAGGTGCTGTAGGAGCTTCTTCAAGAATTGTATTAAGAGGTGCTTCAACAATTACAGGTAATAATCAAGCGTTATTTGTTATCGATGGTATTCCTTACGATAATACAAGTTATGGTAATGCAGGGTCTAGTGGTGGACGTGATTTGCCAAATGGTGCTGCAAGTATCAATCCTGATGATGTAGAATCAGTAACTGTGTTGAAAGGGCCAACTGCTGCTGCTTTATATGGTATCCGTGCTAGTAAAGGGGTTATTTTAATTACCACTAAATCTGGTAAAAATAAAAATGGTAAAATTGAAGTTGCTTTCAATAATAATACAACTTTTTCAAATCCTTTAAGATTACCTTCTTATCAAAATTCATACGGTCAAGGAGCTACTAGTGATTTCTTCGAATTCGTTGATGGTGCAGGTGGTGGATACAATGACAGTGTTGATGAGAGTTGGGGGCCTGCTTTAGACAGAGGTTTAGAGTTTGTTCAATGGGATTCTTACAAAGTTGGTGGTGCTCCACTTCCTTGGAGATCTTACAAGGATAATGTTAAAAATTTCTATGATACAGGTTTGTCTCAAAGTAATACTTTAACGTTGTCAAGAGGTGATGAGTTTTCTAACTTTAGAATGTCAATTGGTAACACAAGTGAAAAAGGTATGATCCCTTTTACTGACTTCAAAAAATTTAATGTAGGTTTAAATGGAAGTATGAAATTGGGTAATAAATTAACTGCAAATGTTAATGTTAACTATTTCAATAATAAAAGTAATAACTTACCTAACGTGGGTTATACTTCTGAAAATCCAGTTCAACAGTTTTTATGGTCTGCAAGAAACGTTAATTTCCCAGCTTTAAGAGATTGGAGAAACTTGCCGTTAGCTGCTGTTGGAACTGCTGCAGAAGGTACTCCGTTAAACTGGAATACAGTATTCCAAAATAACCCTTATTGGGCTTTAGAAACAAATAGAAGTACATTAGATCAAGATAGAATTGTTGGAAGTTTTGGATTAAACTTTAAATTTGATGATAACTGGTCTATTAATGGAAAAGTTTCGTTAGATCAATACTCTCAAAGAGAGACTTTAAGAAAAGAAATTGGTACTAATGAGTATCAAGATGGTTACTATGCAGATATTAACAGAAGATATTCTGAAATAAATGCTGAAACTATTTTAACTTGGAATAAAGATTTGTCTGAAAGTTTTAAATTAACTTTAAACGGAGGTTTAAATAGTTTAAAAAGAGTTCGTTCAAATGCTATCGGAGAATTAACAGGTGGTTTAGAGTTACCAGGTTTATTTACTTTATCAAACGTTAAATCTGGAACTACTCCAGTTATTGATAGTAACTACTACGAGCAAAGAATCAACAGTGTTTTTGGTTTTGGTCAATTATCATTCAAAAATTATGCGTTCTTAGATTTTACTGCTAGAAATGACTGGTCTTCATTATTCTCACCTGAGAATAACTCATTCTTCTATCCATCAGTTACTGCATCATTTATCTTATCAGATATGTTAGGTTTCAGTAATTCAACTATCAATTACGCAAAAGTAAGAGGTGGATGGTCTAAAGTAGGGGTGTAG
- the lipB gene encoding lipoyl(octanoyl) transferase LipB — MVSVQNKKVFLQDLGTKDYKDTWDYQEEIFAKVVEQKKQKRENPDVETDNYFLFVEHPHVYTLGKSGDVSNLLLSEKQLADKGATFYKINRGGDITYHGPGQIVGYPILDLENFFTDIHKYLRLLEETIILVLADYGLKGVRSEGETGVWLDVGTPFARKICAMGVRASRWVTMHGFALNVNSDLGYFDNIIPCGIRGKGVTSLHVELGREVDENEVREKILKHFQNLFEAEMV; from the coding sequence ATGGTAAGCGTTCAAAATAAAAAAGTGTTCCTTCAAGATTTAGGAACTAAAGACTATAAAGATACTTGGGACTACCAAGAAGAAATATTTGCTAAAGTTGTGGAACAAAAAAAGCAAAAAAGAGAAAACCCCGATGTTGAAACCGATAATTATTTTTTGTTTGTAGAACATCCACACGTATATACTTTAGGGAAAAGTGGAGATGTTTCTAATTTGTTGCTTTCCGAAAAGCAACTGGCAGATAAAGGAGCTACTTTTTATAAAATTAACAGAGGTGGAGATATTACCTATCACGGTCCTGGGCAAATTGTAGGCTATCCTATATTAGATTTAGAAAATTTCTTTACCGATATACATAAGTATTTACGTTTGCTTGAAGAAACTATTATTTTGGTTTTAGCCGATTATGGTTTAAAAGGCGTACGCAGTGAAGGGGAAACCGGAGTGTGGTTAGATGTAGGAACACCATTTGCTCGAAAAATATGTGCTATGGGTGTGCGTGCGAGTCGCTGGGTAACCATGCATGGTTTTGCATTAAATGTAAATTCAGACTTAGGTTATTTTGATAATATTATTCCGTGTGGTATTCGTGGAAAAGGAGTAACATCTTTGCATGTAGAATTAGGTAGGGAAGTAGATGAAAACGAAGTGCGCGAAAAAATTCTTAAACATTTTCAAAATTTATTTGAAGCAGAAATGGTATAG
- a CDS encoding LysM peptidoglycan-binding domain-containing protein, with translation MFDEEVTGTSGRSNTVVVVDNSVADASMYTIQKGDTLYSLSKKFNTTVEEIKRLNKLNDNSLSIGQIIKVK, from the coding sequence TTGTTTGACGAAGAAGTTACAGGAACTTCTGGGAGAAGTAATACAGTAGTTGTAGTAGATAATTCAGTTGCTGATGCAAGTATGTATACCATTCAAAAAGGGGATACTTTGTACTCATTATCAAAGAAGTTCAATACAACTGTAGAAGAAATTAAACGATTAAATAAATTAAATGATAATAGTTTGTCTATTGGGCAAATAATTAAAGTAAAATAA
- a CDS encoding pyridoxal-phosphate dependent enzyme, whose translation MKYAKNILETIGNTPLVKLNKVTSEVDALVLAKVETFNPGNSVKDRMAVKMIEDAEADGRLKPGGTIIEGTSGNTGMGLALAAIVKGYKLICVISDKQSKEKMDILRAVGAKVVVCPTDVEPTDPRSYYSVSKRLAEETPNAWYVNQYDNPSNAIAHYEQTGPEIWEQTEGKITHFVVGVGTGGTISGTAKYLKEKNPNIKIWGIDTYGSVFKKYHETGIFDENEIYSYITEGIGEDILPKNVDFSLIDGFTKVTDKDAAVYTRKIALEEGIFVGNSAGAAVKGLLQLKEHFGPDDVVVVLFHDSGSRYVGKMFNDDWMRERGFLEEEITKAEDLIKEHIEKPLVIVRTEELVSHAIERMRKYKISQIPVVDVNGFVGSVDESDLFQSYITDKNTAERPIREVMGKPFPIVKLGTPIEDVSRLITKDNQAVLIDLGNGKHHIITKHDIINSIK comes from the coding sequence ATGAAATACGCTAAAAACATACTAGAAACTATTGGAAATACGCCATTAGTTAAATTGAATAAAGTTACATCTGAAGTTGATGCTTTGGTATTGGCAAAAGTGGAAACTTTTAATCCTGGAAATTCTGTTAAAGATAGAATGGCTGTTAAAATGATTGAAGATGCAGAAGCAGATGGTCGTTTAAAACCAGGTGGAACAATTATCGAAGGAACTTCGGGAAATACTGGAATGGGTTTGGCTTTAGCTGCTATTGTTAAAGGTTATAAACTAATTTGTGTTATTTCGGACAAACAGTCTAAAGAGAAAATGGATATTCTTAGAGCTGTTGGCGCAAAAGTTGTAGTTTGTCCTACAGATGTTGAGCCTACCGATCCTCGTTCTTATTATTCAGTTTCAAAGCGTTTAGCAGAAGAAACTCCAAATGCTTGGTATGTTAACCAATACGATAATCCAAGTAATGCTATAGCCCATTACGAACAAACTGGTCCTGAAATTTGGGAACAAACAGAAGGAAAGATTACGCATTTTGTAGTAGGTGTTGGAACTGGAGGAACAATTTCTGGAACTGCAAAATATTTAAAAGAGAAAAATCCAAACATCAAAATTTGGGGAATCGATACTTATGGTTCAGTTTTCAAAAAATACCACGAAACTGGAATTTTTGACGAGAACGAAATCTATTCTTACATCACTGAAGGTATTGGTGAAGATATTTTACCTAAGAATGTTGACTTTTCATTAATCGATGGTTTTACAAAAGTTACTGATAAAGATGCTGCGGTTTATACTCGAAAAATAGCTTTAGAAGAAGGGATTTTTGTTGGAAACTCTGCTGGAGCCGCTGTAAAGGGTTTACTGCAGTTAAAAGAACATTTTGGTCCAGACGATGTAGTTGTGGTCTTATTTCACGATTCTGGAAGCCGTTATGTTGGAAAGATGTTTAACGATGATTGGATGCGCGAAAGAGGTTTCCTTGAAGAAGAAATCACAAAAGCAGAAGATTTAATCAAAGAACATATCGAAAAACCATTAGTAATTGTTCGTACAGAAGAATTAGTATCGCACGCTATCGAAAGAATGAGAAAATATAAAATTTCTCAAATTCCAGTAGTTGATGTAAACGGATTTGTAGGTTCTGTAGATGAGTCTGATTTATTCCAAAGTTATATCACCGATAAAAACACAGCGGAAAGACCAATTAGAGAAGTTATGGGTAAACCTTTTCCAATTGTGAAATTAGGAACTCCAATTGAAGATGTTTCAAGATTAATTACAAAAGATAATCAAGCTGTTTTAATTGATTTAGGAAATGGTAAACATCACATTATTACAAAACACGATATTATCAATTCGATAAAATAA